A single genomic interval of Daucus carota subsp. sativus chromosome 1, DH1 v3.0, whole genome shotgun sequence harbors:
- the LOC108195760 gene encoding protein PHLOEM PROTEIN 2-LIKE A1, whose protein sequence is MNGLISGLVHTTLMLVNKEEDDEAEEEVAGDESLWCQAKAGQRLSCPKNMNILSVIGHQDARDLKVVWGSDSRYWKWKTMQIGGLKMEVAELKNVCWLEINGKYAMKNLTGGSDYQVKFVVKLLKKFNIDKPVTFSLTTPRGCKQEHTENMMEMPRNKIITITAGEFEVPWNTYGCGEISFSMMNTDGFWKRGLVVIGALVLPKVNW, encoded by the exons ATGAATGGATTAATTAGCGGTTTAGTTCATACCACGTTGATGCTGGTGAATAAGGA GGAAGATGATGAGGCTGAAGAAGAAGTTGCTGGTGATGAGTCACTTTGGTGTCAGGCCAAGGCAGGCCAGAGATTGTCGTGTCCGAAAAACATGAACATTTTG AGTGTCATCGGGCATCAGGATGCAAGGGATCTGAAAGTGGTTTGGGGTTCCGACTCTCGTTACTGGAAATGGAAGACTATGCAAATTGG TGGACTTAAAATGGAAGTCGCGGAATTAAAGAATGTGTGCTGGCTGGAAATCAATGGGAAATATGCAATGAAAAACCTTACGGGAGGATCGGACTACCAGGTGAAATTTGTTGTGAAGCTCttgaaaaaatttaacattGACAAACCAGTGACCTTTAGCCTGACTACTCCGCGGGGATGCAAGCAAGAACATACTGAGAACATGATGGAGATGCCGAGAAACAAGATCATTACCATCACTGCCGGGGAATTTGAGGTCCCCTGGAATACTTATGGATGCGGGGAGATAAGCTTCAGTATGATGAACACTGATGGGTTCTGGAAGCGTGGCTTGGTTGTTATTGGAGCCCTTGTTCTGCCTAAGGTTAATTGGTAA
- the LOC108196166 gene encoding lectin-like isoform X3 yields the protein MAQAVRCLDGQSLWCLAKAGQNNSSVIGHLDARELEITWGCDTRYWKWIGMQIGGHCIEVAELINVCRLEINGRYAMNKLTAEMNYQVKFVLKLLNNFNIDKPLIFSLTTPEGCRKEHQKNMMQMSRNQIITIDVGEFQTPPEQL from the exons ATGGCTCAAGCAGTGAGGTGTCTTGATGGTCAGTCACTTTGGTGTCTGGCTAAGGCAGGCCAGAACAATTCG AGTGTCATTGGGCATCTGGATGCAAGGGAACTGGAAATTACCTGGGGTTGCGACACTCGCTACTGGAAATGGATTGGCATGCAAATCGG TGGACATTGCATTGAAGTTGCTGAACTGATTAATGTCTGCCGGCTGGAAATTAATGGGAGATACGCGATGAATAAACTTACTGCAGAAATGAATTACCAAGTGAAGTTCGTGTTGAAGCTCTTGAACAATTTCAACATTGACAAACCACTGATCTTTAGCCTGACTACTCCAGAGGGATGCAGGAAAGAGCATCAGAAGAACATGATGCAAATGTCAAGAAACCAAATCATTACCATCGATGTCGGGGAATTTCAGACCCCCCCGGAACAATTGTAG
- the LOC108196166 gene encoding lectin-like isoform X2 — MAQAVRCLDGQSLLCQAKAGQNMQCPRNQNNSSVIGHLDARELEITWGCDTRYWKWIGMQIGGHCIEVAELINVCRLEINGRYAMNKLTAEMNYQVKFVLKLLNNFNIDKPLIFSLTTPEGCRKEHQKNMMQMSRNQIITIDVGEFQTPPEQL; from the exons ATGGCTCAAGCAGTGAGGTGTCTTGATGGTCAGTCACTTTTGTGTCAGGCCAAGGCCGGCCAGAACATGCAGTGTCCCAGGAACCAGAACAATTCG AGTGTCATTGGGCATCTGGATGCAAGGGAACTGGAAATTACCTGGGGTTGCGACACTCGCTACTGGAAATGGATTGGCATGCAAATCGG TGGACATTGCATTGAAGTTGCTGAACTGATTAATGTCTGCCGGCTGGAAATTAATGGGAGATACGCGATGAATAAACTTACTGCAGAAATGAATTACCAAGTGAAGTTCGTGTTGAAGCTCTTGAACAATTTCAACATTGACAAACCACTGATCTTTAGCCTGACTACTCCAGAGGGATGCAGGAAAGAGCATCAGAAGAACATGATGCAAATGTCAAGAAACCAAATCATTACCATCGATGTCGGGGAATTTCAGACCCCCCCGGAACAATTGTAG
- the LOC108198255 gene encoding uncharacterized protein LOC108198255 produces MALSNWSAYNISALWSYARDGKRLSCLSQRNNTSIVGIVGASNLRINLGSDSSCWKRTTRFIRGSHASCYELTSIRSLQVSGRYGIHSLTEGMRYNVLIVVELLQTCITGPLTCTLIDSTGHRHDSKKYYCSQMVKNQIISLHVGQFCARKSLFGYGEINFSVVNTDKERKHGIVVIGALVVPVK; encoded by the exons ATGGCACTATCAAATTGGTCTGCGTATAACATCTCTGCATTATGGTCTTATGCCCGTGATGGGAAAAGGCTAAGCTGTCTTTCCCAGCGCAATAATACG agCATCGTCGGGATTGTAGGGGCAAGCAACCTCAGAATTAACTTGGGTTCTGACAGCAGTTGCTGGAAACGCACTACCAGATTTATTAG AGGTTCCCATGCCAGTTGTTATGAATTAACAAGCATACGGTCGCTACAAGTGAGTGGAAGATACGGGATACATTCTCTGACAGAAGGAATGCGTTATAATGTGCTGATTGTGGTAGAGTTGTTACAAACTTGCATTACTGGGCCGCTGACATGCACTCTTATTGATTCCACCGGACATAGGCATGACTCCAAGAAGTATTACTGTTCGCAAATGGTGAAGAACCAAATCATAAGCCTTCATGTTGGCCAGTTCTGTGCCCGCAAGTCGTTATTTGGCTATGGAGAAATCAACTTCTCCGTAGTCAACACTGATAAAGAACGGAAGCATGGTATCGTCGTGATTGGAGCTCTTGTTGTGCCTGTAAAGTAA
- the LOC108197202 gene encoding lectin translates to MALSNWSPHDISSLWSHACNRQRLHCPSQCNTSIVGHMGAGGLSISWGSDCRYWKCTTTQIGCHCVTCYELTNVCWLQVDGRYGIHCLTEGMHYEVKIVVKLLSCLCITGPITCTLVDPNGCKQVCRKNCMQMPRNQIICISLGQFCVRKSSGCGEIQFSMVNTDSNWKRGIVVIGALIVPKY, encoded by the exons ATGGCACTATCAAATTGGTCTCCACATGATATCTCTTCGCTATGGTCTCACGCCTGTAATCGACAGAGGCTCCACTGTCCTTCCCAGTGCAATACA agtATTGTTGGGCATATGGGTGCTGGCGGTCTTTCAATCAGCTGGGGTTCAGACTGTCGTTACTGGAAATGCACTACCACACAGATTGG TTGCCACTGTGTGACTTGCTACGAATTAACCAACGTATGCTGGCTACAAGTGGACGGAAGATACGGCATCCATTGTCTGACTGAAGGTATGCACTACGAGGTAAAGATCGTGGTGAAGCTCTTGAGCTGCCTCTGCATCACCGGACCGATCACATGCACCCTTGTCGATCCTAACGGATGCAAGCAAGTGTGCAGAAAGAACTGCATGCAGATGCCAAGAAACCAGATCATCTGCATCAGTCTTGGCCAGTTCTGTGTGCGCAAGTCTTCTGGCTGTGGGGAAATCCAGTTCTCAATGGTTAACACTGATAGCAACTGGAAGCGTGGGATTGTTGTGATTGGGGCTCTCATTGTGCCCAAATATTGA
- the LOC108196166 gene encoding lectin-like isoform X1, protein MAQAVRCLDGQSLLCQAKAGQNMQCPRNQNNSSVIGHQDARELEIIWGSDTRYWKWTSMQIGGHCIEVAELIDVCWLEINGKYAMKKLTPGMDYQVKFVLKLNNNFNIDKPVTFSLTTPEGCKEEHKENMMQMPRNQIITINAGEFQTPRNNCGCGEVKYQMMNTDGFWKRGLVVIGVVIVPKYN, encoded by the exons ATGGCTCAAGCAGTGAGGTGTCTTGATGGTCAGTCACTTTTGTGTCAGGCCAAGGCCGGCCAGAACATGCAGTGTCCCAGGAACCAGAACAATTCG AGTGTCATTGGACATCAGGATGCAAGGGAACTGGAAATCATTTGGGGTTCTGACACTCGCTACTGGAAGTGGACAAGCATGCAAATCGG TGGACATTGCATTGAAGTTGCTGAATTGATTGATGTCTGCTGGCTGGAAATCAATGGGAAATACGCGATGAAAAAACTTACTCCAGGAATGGATTACCAAGTGAAGTTCGTGTTGAAGCTTAACAACAACTTTAACATTGACAAACCAGTGACCTTTAGCCTGACTACTCCAGAGGGATGCAAGGAAGAGCATAAGGAGAACATGATGCAAATGCCAAGAAACCAAATCATTACCATCAATGCCGGGGAGTTTCAGACCCCCCGGAACAACTGTGGATGTGGAGAAGTCAAGTACCAGATGATGAACACTGATGGCTTCTGGAAGCGTGGCCTGGTTGTCATTGGAGTCGTCATCGTGCccaaatacaattaa
- the LOC108216672 gene encoding protein PHLOEM PROTEIN 2-LIKE A2-like, with amino-acid sequence MEFRPSSVLEIISEDIGGRVVDVTELVKVCWLQIDGKYEVKKLTKGVHYEVMFVVKLLDDLNIKKPVTFRLTPPGECTQVRRKKLMEMPKNQVIGITVGDFQPREVFGSSEIKFSMVQVDDCWKHGLVIMGVLLVPKL; translated from the exons ATGGAGTTCAGACCCTCGTCAGTACTGGAAATCATCTCTGAGGATATAGG AGGTCGAGTGGTTGATGTTACTGAGCTAGTGAAGGTATGCTGGCTACAGATTGATGGGAAATATGAGGTTAAAAAGCTCACTAAAGGAGTGCATTATGAAGTGATGTTTGTGGTTAAGCTGTTGGATGATCTTAACATTAAGAAACCAGTGACCTTTCGCCTCACTCCTCCTGGTGAATGCACTCAGGTGCGTCGAAAAAAGTTGATGGAAATGCCCAAGAACCAAGTCATAGGCATCACAGTGGGAGATTTTCAGCCCCGGGAGGTGTTTGGAAGCAGTGAAATCAAGTTTTCTATGGTGCAGGTTGATGATTGTTGGAAGCACGGCTTGGTTATAATGGGTGTTCTTCTCGTGCCTAAACTATAA